CGAAGTCGATCTTCACGTTCTTCAGTTGCGGGAAGGTCGCCAGCATCTTCGGACGGATGATCGCCTCGATGTTCGCCGGGTCGCGGGCGCCGTAGACCACGCCGCCTCCATAGATCAGTCGGCGGTCGCCGGAGAGGCGGTAGTAGTCCAGCAGGTAGTTGCAGTCCTCCACGCAGTAGTCCTGGGGCAGCAGGCTGCGGGCGAGGTCTTCCGGCAATGGTTCGGTGGTGATCACCTGGGTGCCGCAGGGCATGGACTTGCTGGCCAGCTCCGGTACCAGGTTGCCCAGGTAGGCGTTACCGGCGACCACGACGAACTTGGCCTTCACACGGCCTTTCGGGGTGTGAACCACCGGGTTGGCACCGCGCTCGATGCGAGTGGCCGGGCTCTGTTCGTGAATCACGCCGCCCAGGGACTCGATGGCTGCGGCTTCGCCCAGGGCCAGGTTCAGCGGATGGATGTGACCACCGCTCATGTCCAGCATGCCGCCGATGTAGTTATCGGTGGCCGCGACCTCGCGAATGCGCTTGGCGTCCAGGATTTCCAGTTGTTTGTGGCCGAAACGTTCCCAGAGCTTCTTCTGCGCTTCCAGGTGACCCATCTGCTTCTTGGTGAAGGCCGCGAACACGCCGCCGTCCTTCAGGTCGCACTGAATGTTGTACTTCTGAATACGGTCTCGAATGATGCGACCGCCCTCGAATGCCATATCTGCCATCAGCTGGGCATTCTTGGCACTGGTGCTGCGTTCGATCGCATCGATGTCGCGGCTGTAGCTGTTGACGATCTGGCCGCCATTGCGACCGGAAGCGCCAAAGCCTACTTTCGCGGCTTCGAGGATGGTCACCTTGAAGCCGTGCTCCAGCAGGAACAGGCCAGTGGAGAGGCCGGTGTATCCAGCACCGATGATGCAGACATCGGTTTCCACCTCACCCTGCAGCTCAGGGCGCAGCGGGACCGGGTTGGCCGAGAATGCGTAATAGGACTGGGGGTAGGGAGTGTGCGTCATAATGGAATCTCTGTTTTTTATTTTTTACAGATAGGGCGATGCTACCTCAGTTGATTTCGGCCCGCCAGCCTCTGTGCAAAATATTCAACGTCAGGCTGAACACCAAAAAATCCACTTTTTCAGTGAGTTAGCGAAAAAAGCTGTTGACAGCAAAAAGATAGTCCGTAAAATGCGCACCCATCGAAGGCACATAGCTCAGTTGGTTAGAGCACCACCTTGACATGGTGGGGGTCGTTGGTTCGAGTCCAATTGTGCCTACCAAATCGAATCAAAAGGGGCAATCCGAAAGGATTGCCCCTTTTGGTTTTTGGGGTTGGAGTCCGTGGTGCTGGCAGAGTGTGCCTTCGTGGGGTGTCCGTAAAGTTCGGTGCTGTCTGGGGTCTCGTCTCCGGGGGGGCGTCCCTTCCTCCCTCTTGCTCACTCTTCTTCTGGGCAAACCATCAGTTCGACATCGGATCGTGCGAGTTCCGGGCCGACTCCGGCGTTGAGGATGTAGATGGATTTGATCCCTTCTTTTTCCGCGATGAATCCGCTGCAGCTGTAGCCACAACTTATTTCCGCCTTGAAGCACACATCTTTCGATGCAAGTCTGAACTGGTCGGTTGGCCAGTTCAGGCAGTCATGGTTGCCGGTAATGGGGCAGGTGATGGGTTCTATGTCGCCTGAGGCGACGATGGTAGAGCCTTCTAGCTCTTCCAGGTCCGATGCGGCGAATGCCGTCAGCGGGGTGCTGATCAGTACTGCGAGCAGCCAGTTACGAAATGGCATCTACTGTCTCTGGATCCGATGGGGAACGATAATGCTCTCCATAGGCAGCCTAGACAGAATTAGGTTCCTTGGAAGGAATTTCCGGTTGTCGGTTTGCTTGTCTGATGGGGTGTGGTCTGTTTGGGTTTGCAGGGTTGGGCTGTGAATCGGGCGGGGAAGTGCTTGGAGGATTCATGAAGCTGATGCTTCAGCGACGGCTCCAGTCGCAGGTCGATAAGGTGCTGCCGGGGTTTATCGTGAAATGCGAGTATTCCTCGGGGCGCGTCATCAATATCTGCCTCCGCAATCCTGCGACGCTGGAGGCGTTGCGTATTACGGGGGTTACGCTGGAATCCCTTGTCGGACAGGGGGTGCTGGATGAGGTCGTGGATCAGTTGATGTTCGAGATCACCACCGTCGCTGGGGGTGGCAGGTGATGTGTGGCGTCAGTCGCAGCTGATCAGCATTCCGTGACAGACCTGCAGTCGGTTGCGTCCGCGCTTCAGTAGCAGGGGTTCACGGGAGGTGATGGTCCAGCCCCGGTTGAGCAGGTCGTCGATGTGGGCGCGTAGTCCGTGAAACTTCCGTTGTTCTTTCATGGGGCCCTCCGTTGGCGGGGGGGGATGATATCAGAGTGCATTCGCGAGGAAATGGGTTGGGCTCATTGAGGGTGCGGGTGGGGTGTGCGAGCGTTGCCCTTGAGTGGTTCCTGCTGCCTTTGTAGTGGCTCTCTCGTCCTTTCTGGTCCTCGATTTCTTCGTCTAAGTGATTGATTTTTTTTGTGATAGCATTCCGCTTGCGATGTCGCGCCGACTATTGTGTCGGTGTGATGGCTCTGTGTCTTGCGGGGCGAGAAGGTGCCTTAGGCGCCTTTTTTCGTGGTCTCGCTTGTGGCGGCTTTCGCTTTCTGTAAGCATTCCGCTCTTATTTATTACCTCCAGTGACTCTGGTTCGGCCCAGGTTGGCTGCAAGGCTCCTGCCACCGTATGGCGGGCATACCACCGAATCGCTTACTGGCTCATCCCAACCCATGTGGCCTTTGGTAGAGGTCACCACTAGGAGAGGAGGCGCCATGCCCATCATTACTCTTCCCGACGGCAGTCAGCGTTCGTTCGATAGGCCTGTATCTGTGCTCGAGGTCGCCCAGTCCATTGGTGCGGGCCTCGCCAAGGCCACCTTGGCTGGCAAGGTGAACGGCAAGCAGGTTGATGCTTGCGACTTGATCGAATCCGACGCGACCTTGCAGATCATTACGCCGAAGGACGAGGAGGGGCTGGAGATTATTCGTCACTCCTGCGCGCACCTCGTGGGGCATGCGGTCAAGCAGCTTTATCCGACTGCGCGGATGGTGATCGGTCCTGTAAT
This genomic window from Pseudomonas furukawaii contains:
- a CDS encoding NAD(P)/FAD-dependent oxidoreductase — protein: MTHTPYPQSYYAFSANPVPLRPELQGEVETDVCIIGAGYTGLSTGLFLLEHGFKVTILEAAKVGFGASGRNGGQIVNSYSRDIDAIERSTSAKNAQLMADMAFEGGRIIRDRIQKYNIQCDLKDGGVFAAFTKKQMGHLEAQKKLWERFGHKQLEILDAKRIREVAATDNYIGGMLDMSGGHIHPLNLALGEAAAIESLGGVIHEQSPATRIERGANPVVHTPKGRVKAKFVVVAGNAYLGNLVPELASKSMPCGTQVITTEPLPEDLARSLLPQDYCVEDCNYLLDYYRLSGDRRLIYGGGVVYGARDPANIEAIIRPKMLATFPQLKNVKIDFAWTGNFLLTLSRLPQVGRIGDNIYYSQGCSGHGVTYTHIAGKVIAETLRGQAERFDAFASLPHYPFPGGRLFRVPFTAMGAWYYTMRDKLGV